A stretch of DNA from Cerasicoccus sp. TK19100:
TATGCGCTTCAGCGAATCCCTGATTGAAGTGCCTGCCGGAAAGAAGATCACCATCGTCTTTAATAACGTTGGCCACATGCCCAAGGAGCAAATGGGGCACAACCTCGTCATCCTCAAGGACGACAAGGATGCGCAAAAGTTCGCCATGGAGGCCACCTACAGCAAAGACAACGGCTACATCCCCAAGGAGATGGAAGACTGGATCGTCGCCCACACGGAGCTGCTGGGGCCCGGCCAGTCGGAGACACTCGTCTTCAACGCGCCCAAAAAACCCGGTGAATACCCGTTTATCTGCACCTTCCCCGCCCACTACGCCATCGGGATGAAGGGCATCATGCGCGTCGTCGTCGAGGTGGATCAGTAGGCCGTTCGCCTATTGCTCTGTCGGCTGACCGGTGGGAGTCGAACGTTTTTCGATGTTGCGCGCGTGCCGCAAACACCTTGGATTTAAGGCATGATTGCTCGCATTCCCCTGTTCCTGATTTTGTCGCTCGCCGCGCTGGCCCTGCATGCCGGAGAGCTGCCTCAAAAGATCGCCCCTGGCGACGACCATATCGCCCTACAGGGCAGCTGGTCCGAGGAGTTTGTCGGCGAGTGGACGGGGATCGGTTTTAAGGTCCGCACCGACGCGCCTGCGATGAACATCCTCATGGAGGATTATGCGCCCGGCGGCGAGCATCCCAATGGCGGTTTTAAAAACAACTACCTCAACGTGCGCATTGACGACCAGGAGCCGGTGGTCATCCCGCTGCAAAAGGGGCAAACCCGCTACGCCGTTCCAGGCCTCGATGGGAAGCCCCACACGGTTACCGTATTTCGACGCACGGAGCCGCTTTTTAAACCGATTAAATTCCTGGGGCTGGAGCTCCCGGAGGGCGCTCAACTGCTGACTCCACCTGCGCCCGCCGACATCCGCCTGCAAGTGATCGGCGACTCCATCAGCTGCGGCTACGGCAATGAAACCGACAACCACGAATCGCCCTTCACCCAACACACCGAAAACGGCGAAATGACCTACTGGGCCATCGCTGGTCGCGAGCTGGGTGCCGACGTGCGTTGCTCGGCCTGGTCGGGCCGTGGCGTGCTGCGCGATCGCGGGGGCAGGCTCAACGGGCAGCTCCCGGAGATCTGGCGTCAAGCCGTCCCGTCTGAAGGCACGCCCGAGCGCAGCGGCGTCGAGTGGACCCCGACCATCGTGGTGGTCAACCTCGGCACGAACGACATCGCCAAGGGCATCCCGCCGAAGGACGACTTTATCAAGGCCTATCAGGGCCTCATCGACGACATCCGCTCCACCGCTCCAGATGCCGACATCTACACCTGCTTTGGCCCGATGATTGGCGAGAAAAAGCACGGCGACATCCTCACCTATCTCAACGAAATCTCCGCCGCCAACGAGCGCGTTTACGTCGTTAAGCTGACCAACCCGGACGGCGTCAACGGCGTCGGTGCCCACTGGCACCCCAACGTGAAGACCAACCAAAAGATGGCCAGAGAGCTATTGTCCGAAATCCGCGAGCACTCGCTGTAGAGCTATTTTCGATTTCCAGAAGGTAGCGCGGAGCGTCCCCGCTCCGCAAGGATTGAAGCAATGGATGGAAGGTTCGCCCAATGCGATTTGCGCTAAACCGTCGCCATCGCGAACTCATATGGCGCATCCTGTTGGCTTGCGGATCGAGACGATCCGCGCTACCTTTTGTGCTTCAGGATTACTCACCGGGAAACAACCGCTCGCGCTGTTCATCCGTGAGCGGGGAACCATGCTCGGCGATTTCAAAGCCTTCGGCATAGCGAATCTCTTCCGCCGTCTCCGCGCCGTATAGTGGCATCATGTCGGGGCGCAGGCGGTCGGCGCGTTCGCGCCAGCGGCCTTCGATGTGATGTTTATATAGCCACTCACGGCGCGCGGCGGCCTCGCTCGGGGGCGGGTCGAACTGGTGGTTGTAGACGAGCCACTCGAAGACCTGCGATTCGTGCTGGGCAACCATGTCCGTGATGGTCGGCAGGGCGCTTTCGGCGTCGATCACCACATCGGCGCGGAAGGGCGCGGGGCGGGTAAAGCGGTCGGCCATAAACGCGATGACCGGGTCCCGCCGCAAGTGGGGAACCTCGGGCAGGACTGCGGGCACGGTGACGAGGTACGCGGCGTCCTGCACGGCCAGGGCGACGGCGCGGTGGTCCGGATGGTAATCAATCGTGCGGTGCGTTAAGACCAGATCGGGCTGGTATTCGCGGATGGCACGGATGATCTGCAGGCGCACGTCGAGGCTGGGGGTGAGGTAGCCGTCGCGGTTTTCCCACGACTCCGCCTCGGCCCCAATGATGGCCATCGACGCGGCGAACTCCTTGGCGCGCCGCGCGGCCATGCCGGGGCCAAAATCGGTGTGGTGGCCGGACTCGCCGTTGGTCACGCTGACGGCTTTGACCGGCCAGCCGCGCTCGCGATAGCGTATCATTAGCGCGCCCGCGTAGAACTCGGCATCGTCCTGATGCGCGCCAAGAATGAGGAGCTTGGGTGGCGTCATGGCAGTAGGTCCACGTGGGGATAATCAATGCGCCGCAGGCGATAAAAACGGCGAGTGGGTTGGGGGATTAGTTTCTCCCGCGTGATCACGCGGCCCTGATCATCGGAGAAGAGAATCGCGCCGGGCGTCCAGTGAACCAGGTCCGCGCTGGACTCAATCTGATAGCGGCCATTGGCGGAGTCGACCAGCGTGGCGTGGATGTCCGATGCGTCGCCGTTGGGCGTGACTTGAACGCTAATGTGCTCCGCTAAGGGCTTTTTTTTTTCGCCCGTGTTGGCCTTGGCAAACACGCCGCGGTTGGGTGACTCGGGATCGTAGGGAACACCGTTCACGTCCGCCGGCACGCCGGGTGGCAGGCTGCCCGTGCCGTAGGCGGGCGAGGTGGGCAGCAGGCGGTAGTTGTCGTTGTCGTAGTCGACAAACTGCGGATCACCAAGCGTGGCGTTCTCACCCAAGGTCTCGGTTTGGTTCCAGTTAAGCGCCTTGGTGTGGGCGTGGGTGATGTTGAAGGCCGGATTGTCCTGGTTGTCCGCGATGAACGTGGAGAAGACGCAGTTTTGCACGTAAATGTCTTCCATGTCGGCGGAGTTGCGGAAGTTGAAGGTCTGGTCGGCTTCGGTGATGTTCCAGAACAGGATATGCTTCCACAGGCCGGACATCTGCGACATGAGCGCGCTGTTGGGCGGGTCCTTTTCCAGAATGATGTTTACCAAGGCGACATCCTGCGCCGTGCCCGCGCCGCCAAAGAAGCCTTGTGCGAGCATGTCGTAGCACTCGATGTTGTAGAGGATGACGTTCTCCGAAATGTCGTTGGGATTGTAGAGTTGGATGAAGTCCGGGTGCGCGGCGGTGTCGCCCTTGTCCATGGTGCGGATTTTCACATTGATCGCCACGAGGCCCGAGCCGACGCGATAAATGTCCGACCCGATGCGCTCGATGGACATATTGCGGTGGAAGCTGCCGCCGGAGTTGTTAACGTCGGTGATCTTGCTGTTGGTCAGGTAGGTGACGCCACCCTGATTGTTAAAGGCGGTGGTGCCGTTCCAGCGACCGTTTTTGTCGTAGAGCCAGCAGCCGTCGAACCACACGCGCTGGCCGTTATTGATGTAAAAGATATTGCTGTAGCCGGGGCCGGGGTCGCAATACATGGCCACGTTTTTCCACCGGATGCCGCTCTTACTAAAGCGGCCGGTGCTGTCGCTGGCTCCGTAGGTGAGGATTTTTACGTCGTCGGCATCAAGGCCGGGTGCCGCGCTAACGGTGGTCCAGTAGGTAAACGCGCCGCCGCTGATATTGGTGAGTTTGTAATTCTCACTCGCCTTCAAATAAACCGTGCCGCCATCGCCCGCGGCTTGCACGCCGGCGTTGATGGACTTCTTGGGCGAGGCTTCGGTGCCGGGGTTGCCGTCGTCGCCGTTTTCCCAATCGAGCCAAACCACTGTGCTATTCGTCAGCGAGCCGTTGCTGTTGGCGTAAAGGGTGAGGTCGGTCAGTGTGCGGCTTTCGCCCGCGCCGTCGGTATTGGCAGTGGCGGCTACGGTCAGCGGGCCGTCTGCGTAGTCGGCGGGGTCGAGCTCGAACCAGTATTCCCAGACGCCGGTGCGGTCGTTCCACGTGGGGTCGTCGACCGAGGCGACTGCCGCGCCGTTGACTTTGAAGTCCACATTCGCACCGGTCTCGTGGAAGGCCACCACGCCGACCTTGAACGGCGCATCGATCATCTGGCCGGGAACGACGTCCCAATTGGCAATGACCTGCGTCGCGAAGACGCTAGGCGTGGAGAGCGCCAGCGCGGCAAATGCACTGGCCAAACAAGCAAATAAACGGTGTGGGGGCATGGGAACCTAACTAATTAGGGTGGCCCTCAGAAATTATCAAGAGTAAACCAGCCTCCGGTCCTTGGCTGAGCATGTCGAAGCCTGGACCGATAGATTTGCGCATTGCGCAAATGGCCAAACCATCTGCCTGAGGTAGGGCGCGTAGGTCGGTCTCTTTAGAGGCCGACATGTCGTGAAGGCCGAAGGTGTGAAGACTGGCCAATGCGTGATGAAGAGTCGGCATCGTTGGCCAAATTAACATGCGGATGGCTAAAGCCAACCGCCAACGTCAAAAAAGCCCCGCCGGAAAACCGACGGGGCTCGAAAATTTTCACTCTTCAATCAAGAGCTCGCCTTGCTGGGTTCGAGGCGCTGGGGCTCGACGTCGGGGCTGGTGATCAGGAAGTAGTCCATGTTGACGCCCTTGCCGTTGACGTTGGTCATCTTGATCGTGTTCTTGCCCTTCTTGAGCTTGTAGAGGAGCGGCTTCTCGTTGGTCGGGTTCATTACGGTGAACAAGCGCCAGTCGTCCGAGCCGTTGGCCCAACCACCGGTAGCGGGGAGGCTGGGCAGCACGAAGGGCTCCTGGTCTTCGCCATTAATCAGGATGGCGCGTTCGCCGCCATCGAGCTGCGAGCAGTAAACGAGCGACACATTGTAATAACCGTCTGCGGGCGCATCGACCTCGTATTCCAGCCAGTGGCCGTCAGCATTCCAGCCGGAGAAGGCCTTGCCAACAATGGCTTTCTTGTTCGAGCTGACGCCCACTTCGCCGCCGCCTTGGCCAGTCATGTCCTCGGCCTGGATGGCGATCGTTGTGCCAGCAGGCACGTTGTCTTGCTCCGAGGCGGCAACGCGTTCAGCGGTGCGCGCGGCGCATTCGTTGAAGGCCTTCATCATGATGGCTTCCTGCTCGGCGCGGACTTTTTCCAAGAGGTCCTGGCGGAAGGCGTAGAGGCTTTGCGCGCCGGGCTTGGCGAACTCCACGCTTTCGTTAGCGGAGAGTTTGAGCACGAGGCTGGAGCCATCTTTTTCCACCTTGGCTTGGCCGTCGCGCTTGCCCTTGCTGTCGAGGTGGTAAGCGCTGAGGCTGTTGAGTGCAGCCATGTCGATCTTGAGCGTCGCATCGCCGGGCGAGGGGTTGCTGACCACGTAAGCGCCGTTCTCGGCATGCTCAATGATGGCCAGGCCGGTGGTGTCGCGCTGGAGGGTCGCACCGTGGCTGGAGAGGAATTTACCGCCGCCGAGAATCATGGCCGTGGGCTGTTTGCCGTCGGTCATCACGTAGGCCTGCATGGCGTCGGTCTTGAGCGACTTCACGTCGTGCATGCCGGGCTGGAACGCGGCGAAACCGTAGTCCACACCGTCGACGGTTTTAATGGTCAACAGCCCGTAGCCGTCGTCGAGCGAGCCGGCGATATCGACGCTTTTAACGAAGTCTTTGCCGTCGTAGTCGAACTCCACGACGTTGCCGTAGAGCGTGGACGGAACTTCGCGGCGCTGGATAATCGTCTTGGGCGTTTCGCGGCCGAGGATGCCGTCGCCAATAATGACCTGTGTATCGGCACCGCCTGCGGCGATGAAGCGTGCGCGCTCGCCTTCGACGGCGAAGTCCATCGTGTAGGACTCGTCGGTGTCGGCGGACTGGACGTCTTGCAGCATTTTGTAGCCGGCGTTGACGGGCTCAGGGAAGGCAAAGGAGCTCACCGCGAGATCACTCGAGTAGTCGCCGCGGATGTGCCAGCACAGGTCCATTTTGCGCGAGAGCTTGGAGAACGCGCCAAAGAGGTCGGCCATGTAGTTGGGCGTGACGAACATTGCGCGGTCCATGGTGACGCCGGAGAAGGCTTTGTCCGCGTTGGCGCGCTGCATGCTGATCTCGTTGCCGGTCACGTAAACGAGCTGGTTACCGTCGCTAAGCA
This window harbors:
- a CDS encoding plastocyanin/azurin family copper-binding protein, coding for MAVLAAFTACGPQPPKPEAKPATAKVSNAAGKAETKFVIEANDRMRFSESLIEVPAGKKITIVFNNVGHMPKEQMGHNLVILKDDKDAQKFAMEATYSKDNGYIPKEMEDWIVAHTELLGPGQSETLVFNAPKKPGEYPFICTFPAHYAIGMKGIMRVVVEVDQ
- a CDS encoding SGNH/GDSL hydrolase family protein gives rise to the protein MIARIPLFLILSLAALALHAGELPQKIAPGDDHIALQGSWSEEFVGEWTGIGFKVRTDAPAMNILMEDYAPGGEHPNGGFKNNYLNVRIDDQEPVVIPLQKGQTRYAVPGLDGKPHTVTVFRRTEPLFKPIKFLGLELPEGAQLLTPPAPADIRLQVIGDSISCGYGNETDNHESPFTQHTENGEMTYWAIAGRELGADVRCSAWSGRGVLRDRGGRLNGQLPEIWRQAVPSEGTPERSGVEWTPTIVVVNLGTNDIAKGIPPKDDFIKAYQGLIDDIRSTAPDADIYTCFGPMIGEKKHGDILTYLNEISAANERVYVVKLTNPDGVNGVGAHWHPNVKTNQKMARELLSEIREHSL
- a CDS encoding PIG-L deacetylase family protein, whose product is MTPPKLLILGAHQDDAEFYAGALMIRYRERGWPVKAVSVTNGESGHHTDFGPGMAARRAKEFAASMAIIGAEAESWENRDGYLTPSLDVRLQIIRAIREYQPDLVLTHRTIDYHPDHRAVALAVQDAAYLVTVPAVLPEVPHLRRDPVIAFMADRFTRPAPFRADVVIDAESALPTITDMVAQHESQVFEWLVYNHQFDPPPSEAAARREWLYKHHIEGRWRERADRLRPDMMPLYGAETAEEIRYAEGFEIAEHGSPLTDEQRERLFPGE